A genomic window from Streptomyces sp. MST-110588 includes:
- a CDS encoding ABC transporter permease, whose amino-acid sequence MASVAQGLRAYGPIVSMWVRSTLAYRTSFVIMAVGNFAASGLDFVTVVLMFSHVDALGGFTLPEVAFLYGTSSTSLGLADLLLGSMDRLGRRVRDGTMDTLLVRPVPVFAQVAADRFALRRLGRITQAGLVLGWSMTRVEVDWDLGRVLMVVLMLLCGTAIFGAVFTTGAAFQFFAQDAAEVQNSFTYGGNAMLQYPPTVFAKDLVRGVTFVVPLAFVNWMPALRLLGHQDPLGLPGWVDFLGPVVAAVMCAGAWLAWRAGLRSYRSTGS is encoded by the coding sequence ATGGCGTCGGTGGCGCAGGGCCTGCGCGCGTACGGACCGATCGTCTCGATGTGGGTACGCTCCACCCTCGCCTACCGCACGTCCTTCGTCATCATGGCCGTGGGCAACTTCGCCGCCAGCGGCCTGGACTTCGTCACGGTCGTGCTGATGTTCTCGCACGTCGACGCGCTCGGCGGGTTCACCCTGCCCGAGGTCGCCTTCCTGTACGGCACCTCCAGTACGTCACTGGGCCTGGCCGACCTGCTGCTGGGCAGCATGGACCGGCTCGGCCGACGGGTCCGCGACGGCACCATGGACACCCTGCTGGTGCGCCCCGTACCGGTCTTCGCGCAGGTCGCGGCCGACCGCTTCGCGCTGCGCCGGCTCGGCCGGATCACCCAGGCGGGCCTGGTGCTGGGCTGGTCGATGACACGGGTGGAGGTGGACTGGGACCTGGGCAGGGTGCTGATGGTCGTCCTGATGCTGCTGTGCGGCACCGCCATCTTCGGCGCCGTCTTCACCACCGGGGCCGCCTTCCAGTTCTTCGCGCAGGACGCCGCCGAGGTGCAGAACTCCTTCACCTACGGCGGCAACGCCATGCTCCAGTACCCGCCGACCGTCTTCGCCAAGGACCTGGTGCGCGGCGTCACCTTCGTCGTCCCGCTCGCCTTCGTCAACTGGATGCCCGCGCTGCGCCTGCTGGGCCACCAGGACCCGCTCGGGCTGCCGGGCTGGGTGGACTTCCTGGGGCCGGTGGTGGCGGCGGTGATGTGCGCGGGCGCGTGGCTGGCGTGGCGGGCGGGGCTCAGGAGCTACCGGAGCACAGGGAGTTGA